Proteins from a single region of Candidatus Binataceae bacterium:
- a CDS encoding DHH family phosphoesterase, with amino-acid sequence MDQAYTRERLQQLRALAHEGQRIAIVLQDDPDPDALASAIALRTLLGRNRLTTPLFSYSAITRPENRAMVRLLEIDVAAASSEVLQGYDLIAMVDVQPAYFNGRLPRADIVIDHHPGYGDTNVGFQDIRTRYGATATILTEYLISARERVSERLATALLYGIKSDTLMLSRRVTEEDLEAFTFLYPLANYGLLRRIERPELPLAFAHVLATAMKRLWIKDQLLVLYLGRVERDDLIVQMADFCLQFEGVQWVAVAGKLGQNLVVAVRSHGLGRSAGETVRRLFGAIGSAGGHRNMAKAVVALTSWRQREGSAQDRWIEQRLRELFRQELASDPEAMAE; translated from the coding sequence ATGGACCAAGCATACACTCGGGAACGGTTGCAGCAATTGCGCGCCCTGGCCCACGAGGGGCAGCGCATCGCGATTGTACTGCAGGACGATCCTGACCCTGACGCCTTGGCCAGCGCGATCGCGCTGCGCACGCTGTTGGGACGCAATCGACTGACCACTCCACTGTTCAGCTACAGCGCGATTACCCGCCCCGAAAATCGCGCGATGGTGCGCTTGCTGGAAATCGACGTCGCCGCGGCCAGTAGTGAAGTACTGCAAGGGTACGACTTGATTGCGATGGTCGATGTCCAACCTGCCTATTTCAACGGCCGCCTGCCGCGCGCCGACATCGTCATCGACCATCATCCCGGTTATGGCGATACCAACGTTGGTTTTCAGGATATCCGCACGCGCTACGGCGCTACCGCCACCATTTTGACCGAATACTTGATAAGCGCGCGCGAACGGGTCAGCGAACGGTTGGCTACCGCGCTGCTTTACGGGATCAAGAGCGACACCTTGATGCTGTCGCGGCGCGTGACCGAAGAGGATCTGGAGGCCTTTACCTTTCTCTATCCGCTGGCCAACTACGGCCTCTTGCGCCGAATCGAGCGGCCGGAGTTGCCGTTGGCCTTCGCCCACGTATTGGCGACCGCGATGAAGCGGTTGTGGATCAAGGATCAATTGCTGGTGCTCTATCTGGGGCGGGTGGAGCGTGACGATCTTATCGTACAGATGGCGGACTTCTGCCTCCAGTTCGAGGGCGTGCAATGGGTCGCGGTGGCGGGCAAGCTGGGGCAAAACCTGGTGGTCGCAGTGCGCAGTCACGGTCTGGGCCGCAGCGCCGGCGAGACCGTACGCCGGCTGTTCGGGGCGATCGGGAGCGCCGGCGGTCATCGCAACATGGCCAAGGCGGTGGTAGCGCTCACAAGCTGGCGCCAGCGCGAAGGCAGCGCGCAAGATCGCTGGATCGAACAGCGCTTGCGCGAGCTGTTTAGACAGGAATTGGCGAGCGACCCCGAGGCCATGGCCGAATAA
- the metK gene encoding methionine adenosyltransferase has protein sequence MALKDFLFTSESVSEGHPDKMCDQISDAVLDALIEQDPHSRVALESLAKTGMIVLAGEITTRARLEYADVVRQTVRDIGYTDSSIGFDANTCAVLTAIERQSPDISQGVTEGEGLFKEQGAGDQGLMFGFACDETPELMPLPISMAHRLMEELTRLRKANKFDFLRPDAKSQVTVRYVDGRPVGIETVVISTQHSPSVSHETLQQTIVEELIKKVVPAEYLDRSTKFYVNPTGRFVVGGPQGDCGLTGRKIIVDTYGGYGRHGGGAFSGKDPTKVDRSACYMARYVAKNVVAAGLARKCEIQVAYAIGVAEPVSVLIDTFDTGVVPDAKLSSTLRELFDLRPAGIIKKLDLRRPIYRATAAYGHFGRKPEAGLFPWEQTDMTAALKSAFGVR, from the coding sequence ATGGCACTCAAAGATTTTCTATTCACGTCCGAATCCGTTTCCGAAGGCCATCCCGACAAGATGTGCGATCAGATCTCCGACGCCGTGTTGGATGCCTTGATCGAGCAGGACCCCCATTCGCGGGTTGCCCTGGAAAGCTTGGCTAAAACTGGGATGATAGTATTGGCGGGCGAGATCACCACCCGCGCGCGGCTGGAATACGCCGACGTGGTGCGCCAGACCGTGCGTGATATCGGCTACACCGACTCTAGTATCGGCTTCGACGCCAATACCTGTGCGGTGCTGACCGCCATCGAACGCCAGTCGCCCGATATCTCCCAGGGCGTAACCGAGGGCGAGGGGCTGTTCAAGGAACAGGGCGCCGGCGATCAGGGCCTGATGTTTGGCTTTGCCTGCGACGAGACGCCGGAGCTGATGCCGCTGCCCATCTCGATGGCCCATCGCCTGATGGAAGAGCTGACCCGCTTGCGCAAGGCCAACAAATTCGACTTTCTGCGCCCCGACGCCAAGAGCCAGGTGACCGTGCGCTACGTTGACGGTCGGCCGGTGGGAATCGAGACCGTCGTGATTTCCACCCAGCACAGCCCCAGCGTCAGCCATGAAACCCTCCAGCAGACTATCGTCGAGGAGCTAATCAAGAAGGTCGTGCCGGCTGAATATCTGGATCGCTCGACCAAGTTTTACGTCAATCCCACCGGCCGCTTCGTGGTCGGCGGTCCGCAGGGCGACTGCGGACTGACCGGGCGCAAGATTATCGTCGATACCTACGGTGGCTATGGCCGTCATGGCGGTGGCGCTTTCTCAGGCAAGGATCCGACCAAGGTCGACCGCTCAGCCTGTTATATGGCCCGCTATGTGGCCAAGAATGTGGTCGCGGCGGGGCTGGCTCGCAAGTGCGAAATTCAGGTCGCCTACGCTATTGGCGTGGCCGAGCCGGTATCGGTCCTGATCGACACCTTCGACACCGGGGTGGTCCCTGACGCCAAATTGTCCAGCACGCTGCGCGAGCTGTTCGATCTGCGGCCAGCCGGGATCATTAAGAAGCTGGATCTGCGCCGGCCCATCTACCGCGCCACCGCGGCCTATGGCCATTTCGGCCGCAAACCGGAGGCCGGCTTGTTCCCGTGGGAGCAAACTGACATGACCGCGGCGCTCAAGAGCGCCTTCGGCGTTCGTTAA
- a CDS encoding HPr family phosphocarrier protein, which produces MGSAWWAGKVVVEASVHVKNRLGLHLRAASTLAQAVAKFDATLTLERGKQRVNARSVTSLIMLGAGKGATLKARAEGPDEVAALAAVRQLFEQGFGED; this is translated from the coding sequence ATGGGGTCGGCCTGGTGGGCGGGGAAAGTCGTGGTCGAGGCCAGCGTTCATGTCAAAAACCGCCTGGGTTTGCACCTGCGAGCCGCCAGTACCTTGGCGCAGGCCGTCGCCAAATTCGACGCCACCTTGACCCTGGAACGCGGTAAACAGCGGGTTAACGCGCGCAGCGTAACCTCGCTTATCATGTTGGGGGCGGGCAAAGGCGCCACCCTCAAGGCACGCGCCGAGGGCCCCGACGAAGTGGCGGCGCTGGCCGCGGTCCGGCAGTTGTTCGAGCAGGGTTTTGGCGAAGACTGA
- the ahcY gene encoding adenosylhomocysteinase has translation MATLKSKRPAKQFDVADLKLADEGRRRILWAEQQMPVLRQVRERFAKERPLRGLRMGICLHITAETAVLVRTLKAGGGELFICASNPLSTQDDVAASLVANDGMALYAIHGEPRDVYYSHLRSVLEAQPRITMDDGADLVTLLHTEYVAQASQVLASMEETTTGVIRLRAMEKDQALKIPVVAVNDAKTKHLFDNRYGTGQSTMEGIMRASGILVAGSTVVVCGYGWCGRGVASRAHGLGAQVVVTEVDPVRALEAAMDGFRVMRMSEAAKVGDVFVTVTGDREVIRPEHINQMKDGAILSNAGHFDIEIDMAGLRKISRKVEKNVTRNVDAYHLSNGKKIFLLGEGRLVNLACAEGHPAQVMDMSFATQALTARWAALAKSLEVKVHDVPNRIEDEIATLKLASMGIRIDALSAEQKLYLSSWQTGT, from the coding sequence ATGGCGACACTCAAGAGCAAGCGTCCCGCCAAACAGTTCGACGTGGCAGATCTCAAACTGGCCGACGAAGGACGCCGCCGCATTCTGTGGGCTGAGCAGCAGATGCCGGTCTTACGCCAAGTGCGAGAGCGCTTCGCCAAGGAACGGCCCCTGCGCGGCCTGCGCATGGGCATTTGCCTGCATATCACGGCCGAGACCGCGGTCTTGGTGCGCACCCTCAAGGCCGGCGGTGGCGAGTTGTTCATCTGCGCCTCCAACCCCTTGTCGACCCAGGATGACGTCGCAGCCTCGCTGGTCGCCAACGACGGCATGGCACTATATGCGATTCATGGCGAGCCGCGCGATGTGTACTACAGCCATCTGCGTTCGGTGCTGGAGGCTCAACCCCGCATCACGATGGACGACGGCGCCGACCTGGTGACGCTGCTGCACACCGAGTACGTGGCCCAGGCCAGCCAGGTGCTGGCTAGCATGGAGGAGACCACCACTGGCGTGATCCGGCTGCGCGCGATGGAAAAGGATCAAGCGCTGAAGATTCCGGTAGTTGCGGTCAATGACGCCAAGACCAAGCATCTGTTCGACAACCGCTACGGCACCGGACAATCAACCATGGAAGGAATCATGCGCGCCTCGGGCATCCTGGTCGCCGGTTCCACGGTCGTGGTCTGCGGCTACGGCTGGTGCGGACGCGGCGTGGCCTCGCGCGCGCACGGCCTGGGGGCCCAGGTAGTAGTCACCGAGGTTGACCCGGTGCGCGCCCTGGAAGCAGCGATGGACGGCTTCCGGGTGATGCGGATGAGCGAGGCGGCTAAGGTGGGTGACGTTTTCGTGACCGTGACCGGGGATCGCGAAGTAATCCGCCCCGAGCACATCAATCAAATGAAGGACGGCGCGATCTTATCCAACGCCGGCCATTTCGATATCGAAATCGACATGGCCGGTCTGCGCAAAATCTCGCGCAAGGTAGAAAAAAACGTCACCCGCAACGTGGACGCCTACCATCTGAGCAACGGCAAAAAGATCTTCTTGTTGGGAGAAGGTCGGCTGGTCAATCTGGCCTGCGCCGAAGGCCATCCCGCCCAGGTAATGGATATGAGCTTCGCCACTCAGGCTTTGACCGCGCGCTGGGCGGCGCTGGCCAAGTCGCTGGAAGTCAAGGTCCATGACGTCCCCAATCGGATCGAGGACGAGATCGCCACCCTCAAGCTGGCTTCGATGGGGATTCGAATCGACGCGCTCTCCGCCGAGCAAAAGCTGTATCTGAGTTCCTGGCAGACCGGAACCTGA